The Brachyspira hyodysenteriae ATCC 27164 DNA window TTTTCAAAGTTTAAAAATTTAACCGCAGTAGATTGACAAGGACGTACCCAACCATCAGAGGCTAAGAAAAAATCTCTCCAAGCTACAAAACAGTCTTTATGATATTTATTTTCTGCTATATCTTCACCCTGAATGTAAGGAAGTTTTAATTTAATATTTAATTTTTTAGCTAATTCTTCAGATTCATTAAATATTTTTATTACTTTATCCTGCTTGTTATATAAAGTTTCATTTAATAAATTATTTGTAAAAACAGTTAAATACACGCCTTTAACTTCTTCAAGTCCTATATCTGAAGTTAATTCTATTAATTGAGGTAATTCTTCTATATTCGAATCCATTAATGCCATAACAAAATTCATATAAGGATAATTTACACCTCTGTTTTTTCTTTCTTTAACTATATCTCTTATATTTTTTACTATAAGATTAAAATTACCCCCAAATCTTATTCTATCATTAGTTTCTGCTTTTGCTCCATCTAAACTAATTGCCATAATATCAACTTGATAATCAAATAAGGCATTTTTTATTTTGTCTAATCTCATACCATTAGTAACAAAATATTTTCTTACAGGAAAATTATTTAAATATTCTAATATTTCTATGAAATTTGGATGCATAGTAGGTTCTCCCCATCCAAAAAGAGTAACCTCTTCTATTGTGTCCAATAATTTTTCCATTTTTTTTAAATAATCTAATTTAAAAACTGTTGGTGCAAACTCAGCTTCATCTCGTCCGCACATTATACATCTCAAATTACAGGCATTTGTAAGTTCCAAAACTAATCTTTGAGGATAAGATTTAAGTATTATAGCTTTTTTATCCATTTCTTCTTTATTAAGTTTTGTATTATTTATTTGTTTTTCTGTAAGTGTTCTAGTTTGTAATAGTTCTTTAGTTTTTGATCTTAAAATCATTTTATATCCTTTTAATTATTACCATACTTTCCATGGAGCATTTCCTTTAGACCATATTTCTTCTAATAAATATTTATCTCTTTGTGTATCCATGCATTGCCAAAATCCATCATGTTTAAAAGCCATAAGTTCTTTATCTTTGGCTAAATTTCTTAAAGGTTCTTTTTCAAAAATAGTTGAATCATCATTTAAATAATTAAATATTTTTTTATTTAAAATAAAAAAACCGCCGTTAATGTATGCATTATCTCCTCTTGGTTTTTCTATAAAATTTGTTATCATATCATCTTTATTGATACTTATAGCTCCCCATCTAGCTGGAGGAAATACAGCTCCCATTGTAGCTATTTTACCATGTTTTTTATGAAATTCTAATTCTTTTAATATGTCAATATTAGATACTCCATCACCATAAGTAAGAAAAAAACTTTCTTCATCTTTTAATAAATGCTCGGCTCTTTTTATTCTTCCTCCTGTCATAGAATTTTCTCCAGTATCTATTAAATCTATACTCCAATTTTCCATATCAGCATGATTTTTCTTTTCCAAAAAACTTGAAGTGTTTTTTGAAAAATCTATTTTCATATCATATAAATGCATCCTATAATTATTGAAGAACTCTTTTATCATATAGCCTTTATATCCTAGTAATACAACAAAATCATTTATTCCAAAATGAGAATAGTATTTCATTATATGCCATATAATAGGACGACCTCCAATTTCTACTAGGGGTTTAGGTCTTACTATTGTCTCTTCACCTAACCTTGTTCCAAGTCCACCAGCTAAAATTACTAATTTCATAAAAAACCTTTAAATTAAATTATTTTCTTTCATATATTCAAAAATTATTTGTCTTATACCACTAGATAAGGCTAATCCTTTTTCATTTTTAAAATGATTTTCTAGTATTTTTTTGTGATCTTCATTTATTTTTATTACAATAGTGCTTTCTAATTTCTTATTATTAGATATTTTATCACTGTCCTTAAATAAATTTGAATTTTGTACTTGTTCTAATAAAGTATTATTACTTTTATTTATAGGCATATTATGCTCCTATTATATCATTTGCTATTTTATTTAATTCTTCTATTGTAGTGCTTTTAGGATAGTATTCATAAATTGTTTGATTGTATTTTTGGCTGTCAGCTATTTTTCTGTCCTGTCCTACTTTGTATATATTGTATTTTTTTAAATCTTGAAGAATGTTTAAATATTGTTTATGTGTTTCAAATGATTTATTAATTAAATTTATTATAATTTTATTATATTTTATATTTTTTCTATAAGACTTATTTATTTTTTGAAGTTCATTATAAAATAATTCGATACCATCAAAAGAAAAGTATTCAGGTGTTATTGGTGTAATAACTTCATTTATTGCTAGAAGTATACATCTTTCTAATTGACTTATAGAAGGACTTAAATCATATATTGCATATTCAAATCCTAGTTTTTGTAATTCTGTGTTTAAATCTTCAAATATAAAAGGCTCTTGAAAAAGTTTTGTTTCAGCATAATTTTTTAATAAACTATCTTTTGATTTTGTAGGTATAATATATAAATTGTCTTTTATTTTTTTTATAGCATTTCCTAAAGGTATTCCTTGCAGACAGTCTGCTAATTCGTAATCAGCTTTCTCTTTTAAAAACCAATTACTTGTATTTGCTTGTATATCACAGTCTATTATTATAGTTTTTGCTGTTTGGCTTATTTTATATGCTATATTTCCTGAAAGTGTAGTTTTTCCTACTCCTCCTTTTAATATATGAAAAGCTATAGATTTTAACATGTCTTCCTTAAATTAAAAAAGTATTAGTTTATTATATATTTTTAATATAATA harbors:
- a CDS encoding radical SAM protein; translated protein: MILRSKTKELLQTRTLTEKQINNTKLNKEEMDKKAIILKSYPQRLVLELTNACNLRCIMCGRDEAEFAPTVFKLDYLKKMEKLLDTIEEVTLFGWGEPTMHPNFIEILEYLNNFPVRKYFVTNGMRLDKIKNALFDYQVDIMAISLDGAKAETNDRIRFGGNFNLIVKNIRDIVKERKNRGVNYPYMNFVMALMDSNIEELPQLIELTSDIGLEEVKGVYLTVFTNNLLNETLYNKQDKVIKIFNESEELAKKLNIKLKLPYIQGEDIAENKYHKDCFVAWRDFFLASDGWVRPCQSTAVKFLNFENYDNFDDMWNGKEFQEFRKNVNDQDNMCDECKRCFQSSHANWNNELSFIQINQQFAPEWEK
- the rfbF gene encoding glucose-1-phosphate cytidylyltransferase, which encodes MKLVILAGGLGTRLGEETIVRPKPLVEIGGRPIIWHIMKYYSHFGINDFVVLLGYKGYMIKEFFNNYRMHLYDMKIDFSKNTSSFLEKKNHADMENWSIDLIDTGENSMTGGRIKRAEHLLKDEESFFLTYGDGVSNIDILKELEFHKKHGKIATMGAVFPPARWGAISINKDDMITNFIEKPRGDNAYINGGFFILNKKIFNYLNDDSTIFEKEPLRNLAKDKELMAFKHDGFWQCMDTQRDKYLLEEIWSKGNAPWKVW
- a CDS encoding ParA family protein, which encodes MLKSIAFHILKGGVGKTTLSGNIAYKISQTAKTIIIDCDIQANTSNWFLKEKADYELADCLQGIPLGNAIKKIKDNLYIIPTKSKDSLLKNYAETKLFQEPFIFEDLNTELQKLGFEYAIYDLSPSISQLERCILLAINEVITPITPEYFSFDGIELFYNELQKINKSYRKNIKYNKIIINLINKSFETHKQYLNILQDLKKYNIYKVGQDRKIADSQKYNQTIYEYYPKSTTIEELNKIANDIIGA